In Nicotiana tabacum cultivar K326 chromosome 19, ASM71507v2, whole genome shotgun sequence, one DNA window encodes the following:
- the LOC142173367 gene encoding uncharacterized protein LOC142173367, which translates to MWRRQGQMVMSRCWCCQQPQEESIENIFVTSPTASKVWKLFMGAAGISVQLIQLKQIIRHWWYAQCCPKLKPLFQAVPTIITWELWKRRNTGKHGGSMSTNRMIHEINRTLHQLGRVRYAWIPNIPLLWPDMIQYFEGYKPILITTRVTWQLPCHGGYKCNTDGASKGNPGPSSLGFFVRDDEGDVVYARVVDLGVTTNLVAEAKAILQGLEYCVEHDLHPLILETDSLVMKKVHLSFIHSLNCLVQGGG; encoded by the exons ATGTGGAGAAGGCAAGGGCAAATGGTGATGTCTAggtgttggtgttgtcagcagcccCAAGAGGAATCCATTGAGAATATATTTGTCACAAGTCCTACTGCCTCTAAGGTATGGAAATTGTTCATGGgggctgctggaatttctgtGCAATTGATTCAATTGAAGCAGATTATAAGGCATTGGTGGTATGCTCAGTGTTGTCCGAAATTAAAACCACTATTTCAAGCGGTACCAACTATCATCACTTGGGAGCTGTGGAAGAGAAGAAATACAGGTAAACATGGTGGTTCAATGTCCACAAATAGGATGATTCATGAGATAAATAGGACATTGCATCAACTGGGAAGGGTGAGGTAtgcttggatccctaatattccaTTGTTATGGCCAGACATGATTCAATACTTTGAAGGATATAAACCTATATTGATCACTACAAGAGTAACATGGCAGCTTCCTTGTCATGGTGGGTACAAATGTAATACTGATGGAGCTTCAAAGGGCAATCCTGGACCTAGCTCCCTAGGATTTTTTGTGAGGGATGATGAAGGTGATGTGGTGTATGCTAGGGTAGTAGACCTGGGAGTTACAACTAATTTGGTGGCTGAAGCTAAGGCTATTCTTCAAGGGTTGGAATATTGTGTGGAGCATGATCTTCACCCTCTCATATTGGAGACTGAttcattggtgatgaagaag GTACATCTGAGTTTCATTCATTCTCTGAACTGCCTAGTGCAGGGAGGAGGTTGA